A genomic region of Prevotella scopos JCM 17725 contains the following coding sequences:
- a CDS encoding PKD-like domain-containing protein, whose protein sequence is MIKKYLYLLLALPLVALSFQSCIKDESYGPSGNSSKLSLAQDLQEKYTLNRWDTLKVSPNVVQTNEQKKVDYEWEVNGKVVSTDASLKYVCKDFGSFPCRLKVSNGDNIQYYEFGLNVQYSYVDGLYILASNSGKTIVSYLPEEGSTKTFDLDVLQKNNPSIDFTGEPKGIDYALARDNKTPLLFVAVGNPSTIYEFDGNLMNMRFTTNSTGDVTYLRKSALTYPKSMLTMVNHVPNRLTLSETTPFNLGNSIKDALGSDISLADAATPWKQQDLRYVQGYVMFDNAEGRLIAQKVQATGKVPVELLKGKFTGETLVGMGPVDNERNIVLLTWNATSSKFKCYYIFPGFYPSTATKVEAAVVKDEAVVPATAGLTTQSVVRVSAEKNLVYYSAGNKLYAYNVLSGGNFPQSALTTFGDASETIADMLILEGSNKLYVATNAASGQLVGSIYCFDMNENKLLWAKKNITGRIKSITYRQ, encoded by the coding sequence ATGATAAAGAAATATTTATATCTTCTCTTGGCACTCCCATTAGTGGCATTGTCATTTCAGTCATGTATAAAAGACGAGTCTTATGGTCCTTCTGGCAATTCGTCTAAGTTGTCATTGGCACAGGACCTACAGGAGAAATATACCCTTAATAGATGGGATACATTGAAGGTTTCGCCTAATGTCGTACAGACAAATGAGCAAAAGAAGGTTGACTATGAGTGGGAAGTAAATGGTAAGGTTGTATCGACCGATGCCTCTCTTAAATATGTTTGTAAGGACTTTGGTTCTTTCCCTTGTCGATTAAAGGTGAGCAATGGGGATAATATTCAATATTATGAGTTTGGACTCAATGTACAATACTCTTATGTTGATGGTCTTTACATATTAGCAAGCAATAGCGGAAAGACAATCGTTTCTTATCTGCCAGAGGAAGGAAGTACAAAGACTTTCGACTTAGATGTTCTGCAAAAGAATAACCCAAGCATTGATTTCACAGGCGAACCTAAGGGAATTGATTATGCGTTAGCACGTGATAACAAGACTCCGCTCTTGTTTGTTGCTGTAGGAAATCCAAGTACTATTTATGAGTTTGATGGTAATCTGATGAATATGCGCTTCACTACTAATAGTACAGGTGATGTTACATATCTTAGAAAGAGTGCCTTGACATATCCTAAGTCAATGCTGACAATGGTAAATCATGTACCAAACCGATTGACACTCTCAGAGACAACACCCTTCAACTTAGGTAATTCTATCAAGGATGCTTTAGGTTCTGACATATCTTTAGCTGATGCTGCTACACCTTGGAAGCAACAAGACTTACGTTATGTACAAGGCTACGTAATGTTTGATAATGCTGAAGGACGATTGATCGCACAAAAGGTACAGGCTACAGGTAAGGTGCCTGTTGAGTTATTAAAGGGGAAGTTCACGGGTGAAACACTTGTTGGTATGGGACCTGTTGACAACGAGCGTAACATCGTTTTACTCACATGGAATGCTACTTCATCAAAGTTTAAGTGCTATTATATCTTCCCAGGCTTCTATCCTTCTACAGCTACTAAGGTTGAGGCAGCAGTTGTAAAAGATGAAGCTGTTGTACCAGCTACTGCGGGTTTGACCACACAATCAGTTGTACGCGTATCTGCAGAGAAGAACTTAGTTTACTATTCTGCTGGTAATAAGCTGTATGCTTACAACGTATTGTCTGGTGGTAATTTCCCACAAAGCGCATTAACAACCTTTGGAGATGCCAGTGAGACTATCGCTGATATGCTCATCTTAGAAGGAAGCAATAAACTTTATGTAGCTACAAACGCGGCTTCAGGTCAGCTTGTGGGAAGCATTTACTGTTTTGATATGAACGAAAACAAATTGCTTTGGGCGAAAAAGAATATTACTGGACGTATCAAGAGCATTACATACAGACAATAA